One genomic region from Populus nigra chromosome 8, ddPopNigr1.1, whole genome shotgun sequence encodes:
- the LOC133700826 gene encoding E3 ubiquitin-protein ligase complex SLX5-SLX8 subunit SLX8-like isoform X2, which translates to MDLLENFDNNMVFMEKAENTMDLLGSVDLLVENLWEAERSYYQHFDLNFPVPVENNIPPYGPWFPAQPQIIQAEAYGLTRQHQTARDVEVIDDDIAIISPNTFDQARKKARRNPDAEVRENINMANQAGSVPQLPGSSQAVPPSQFPGSSQTVPPPQLSGLSLTVPPPHFSGLSQTAPPPPAPVFCCPICMDEMKEATSTKCGHVFCKSCIEKALAVQKKCPTCRMKCIAKSIFRIFLPAFL; encoded by the exons ATGGATTTACTGGAGAATTTTGACAACAACATGGTTTTTATGGAGAAAGCAGAAAACACTATGGATTTACTGGGGAGTGTGGATCTTCTGGTTGAAAATTTGTGGGAAGCCGAGAGAAGTTACTATCAGCACTTTGATCTCAACTTTCCAGTTCCTGTTGAGAACAATATACCTCCCTATGGCCCGTGGTTTCCTGCCCAACCACAGATTATTCAAGCTGAAGCATATGGATTGACACGGCAACATCAAACTGCACGAGATGTTGAGGTCATTGATGATGATATTGCTATAATCTCCCCCAACACATTTGATCAA GCCAGGAAGAAAGCTAGGAGAAATCCTGATGCAGAAGTAAGGGAAAATATAAATATGGCCAATCAG GCTGGGAGTGTGCCCCAACTCCCTGGATCATCCCAGGCTGTGCCACCATCCCAGTTCCCTGGATCGTCCCAGACTGTGCCACCGCCCCAACTTTCTGGATTGTCCCTGACAGTGCCACCGCCCCATTTTTCAGGATTGTCCCAAACTGCACCGCCGCCACCAGCACCAGTGTTTTGTTGTCCGATTTGTATGGACGAGATGAAAGAAGCAACATCGACAAAATGTGGTCATGTTTTCTGCAAGAGTTGCATTGAAAAAGCACTAGCTGTTCAGAAGAAGTGTCCTACTTGCAGGATGAAATGTATAGCGAAATCCATCTTCAGGATCTTTCTTCCtgcatttctttaa
- the LOC133700826 gene encoding putative E3 ubiquitin-protein ligase XBAT34 isoform X1: MDLLENFDNNMVFMEKAENTMDLLGSVDLLVENLWEAERSYYQHFDLNFPVPVENNIPPYGPWFPAQPQIIQAEAYGLTRQHQTARDVEVIDDDIAIISPNTFDQARKKARRNPDAEVRENINMANQVHAAGSVPQLPGSSQAVPPSQFPGSSQTVPPPQLSGLSLTVPPPHFSGLSQTAPPPPAPVFCCPICMDEMKEATSTKCGHVFCKSCIEKALAVQKKCPTCRMKCIAKSIFRIFLPAFL, encoded by the exons ATGGATTTACTGGAGAATTTTGACAACAACATGGTTTTTATGGAGAAAGCAGAAAACACTATGGATTTACTGGGGAGTGTGGATCTTCTGGTTGAAAATTTGTGGGAAGCCGAGAGAAGTTACTATCAGCACTTTGATCTCAACTTTCCAGTTCCTGTTGAGAACAATATACCTCCCTATGGCCCGTGGTTTCCTGCCCAACCACAGATTATTCAAGCTGAAGCATATGGATTGACACGGCAACATCAAACTGCACGAGATGTTGAGGTCATTGATGATGATATTGCTATAATCTCCCCCAACACATTTGATCAA GCCAGGAAGAAAGCTAGGAGAAATCCTGATGCAGAAGTAAGGGAAAATATAAATATGGCCAATCAGGTTCATGCT GCTGGGAGTGTGCCCCAACTCCCTGGATCATCCCAGGCTGTGCCACCATCCCAGTTCCCTGGATCGTCCCAGACTGTGCCACCGCCCCAACTTTCTGGATTGTCCCTGACAGTGCCACCGCCCCATTTTTCAGGATTGTCCCAAACTGCACCGCCGCCACCAGCACCAGTGTTTTGTTGTCCGATTTGTATGGACGAGATGAAAGAAGCAACATCGACAAAATGTGGTCATGTTTTCTGCAAGAGTTGCATTGAAAAAGCACTAGCTGTTCAGAAGAAGTGTCCTACTTGCAGGATGAAATGTATAGCGAAATCCATCTTCAGGATCTTTCTTCCtgcatttctttaa
- the LOC133700826 gene encoding uncharacterized protein LOC133700826 isoform X3: protein MDLLENFDNNMVFMEKAENTMDLLGSVDLLVENLWEAERSYYQHFDLNFPVPVENNIPPYGPWFPAQPQIIQAEAYGLTRQHQTARDVEVIDDDIAIISPNTFDQARKKARRNPDAEAGSVPQLPGSSQAVPPSQFPGSSQTVPPPQLSGLSLTVPPPHFSGLSQTAPPPPAPVFCCPICMDEMKEATSTKCGHVFCKSCIEKALAVQKKCPTCRMKCIAKSIFRIFLPAFL from the exons ATGGATTTACTGGAGAATTTTGACAACAACATGGTTTTTATGGAGAAAGCAGAAAACACTATGGATTTACTGGGGAGTGTGGATCTTCTGGTTGAAAATTTGTGGGAAGCCGAGAGAAGTTACTATCAGCACTTTGATCTCAACTTTCCAGTTCCTGTTGAGAACAATATACCTCCCTATGGCCCGTGGTTTCCTGCCCAACCACAGATTATTCAAGCTGAAGCATATGGATTGACACGGCAACATCAAACTGCACGAGATGTTGAGGTCATTGATGATGATATTGCTATAATCTCCCCCAACACATTTGATCAA GCCAGGAAGAAAGCTAGGAGAAATCCTGATGCAGAA GCTGGGAGTGTGCCCCAACTCCCTGGATCATCCCAGGCTGTGCCACCATCCCAGTTCCCTGGATCGTCCCAGACTGTGCCACCGCCCCAACTTTCTGGATTGTCCCTGACAGTGCCACCGCCCCATTTTTCAGGATTGTCCCAAACTGCACCGCCGCCACCAGCACCAGTGTTTTGTTGTCCGATTTGTATGGACGAGATGAAAGAAGCAACATCGACAAAATGTGGTCATGTTTTCTGCAAGAGTTGCATTGAAAAAGCACTAGCTGTTCAGAAGAAGTGTCCTACTTGCAGGATGAAATGTATAGCGAAATCCATCTTCAGGATCTTTCTTCCtgcatttctttaa